TTCTGGGTCCCATGTGTACATCGAAGTTCTTCGACTTCAATCCCAGACCCATTATTTTCAATCCCATCCCCACTTTTCtttagagaggaaaaaaaaaaaatacaccatttTCCTTGTTCCTTCCTTCACAGCCCAATTTTTACTCTATGTAACCCGAGTCCTCACTTGAGTAGGTTATATGCTATTCAAATCATCGCTTATTGGTTTCGCATGTCAAATATAATGCTATGGGCCCAAAGGTGAGAGCTTTGGATAGTTTTGCCGTTTGCGAGGGTCATGGTGGTGGCATTTCCCGGCGGCCCTTTTGAATTTCTGGGACTTTGACTATCTTTTCAGGTACCAAACTCTGAATATTTTTAGTTTCCTGTTGAATCAGCAGTTTGGTTCATCCTGAGTGTTGTTTGTCTGAGACTGAAACTTGGAAAAACTGCCACCTCGTCGTACCTAATAAATGTTGAAATGTGGTTCAACGTGTTTGATTTTGTACCCATAATTTATGCTAGAAGTGGTGGTTATCTTGAACTCTTGTTCCCTCATAGTCTGCATGATGCTCTGTGTCGGAAATCTGAGCTCTTCCTACTTTGTGcttattttgaaattaggttCAATTAGCTGTAACATAGTCTAAATGAACTATGAGGAGCAGTTAAACTGATCGTTCTGTTTATTTTCTGCATCTCTTAAGCATATTCAGATATGCTTAGACGGGACATGTTTCCACTCGACTCGCCTTTCCTGCTATGTTTCTCTATTGGGCTTTCGCTACTTACTGTTGTGGTTGGGCAAATTCCCTTGGGTTCAAACCTTTCTGTAGCTGAGAATAACTTTTGGGTCTCATCCAACGGTGATTTTGCGCTTGGATTCTTTGACCTCCCGGATCAACCTAATCAATACAGCATAGGGATCTGTTTCAAGTCGGATTCTATTCCGGTTGCAGAAAGGAAGGTTATCTGGGTTGCTGGCGTTGATGTCACAGTCGGTAACAAGTCTTATTTTCAGCTTAGCCAGAATGGGGAACTGGTTTTGTTTGATTCAGTTAAGGGAATGGCTGTTTGGACCAGCCAAACAAGCATGTTATCAGTTGTTTCAGCTGTTCTTCGTGATGATGGAAATCTTGTTCTGTTGAACAGCGAGAAAGATGTCCGCTGGCAGAGTTTCGATACTCCATCCGACACTCTTCTTCCAGGACAGACATTATCTGTTTTTCAAACACTTCGAGCTGCAAGCAGAAATTCAACGTCTAGTTACTTCAGTCTTTATGTAAATGCTTCTGGCCAGCTACAATTAAGGTGGGAAAGTCATGTTGTCTACTGGACAGGTGGAAGCCCCATTAGTTCAAATGTCACTGCTTCCCTGACCTCTAGCGGAGCCCTGCAACTCCGCGACCATAGACTGAAACTTGTTTGGTCAGTGTTTGGACAAGATCACAATGACTCTGTAAAATACCGGTTTCTTCGGTTGGATGTTGATGGTAATCTCCGGTTATACTCTTGGGCAGAAGCATCACATGCTTGGAGATCGGTCTGGCAAGCTGTTGAGAACCAGTGCAACGTATTTGCAACATGTGGACAGCGTGGTATCTGTGCCCTCACTTCAACGGGGTCCTCTGACTGTAAATGTCCATTTAAAGTTACAACAGACTCTAACTCAAAATGTTTAGTTCCATATCAGCAGTGCCAATCAAATTCCAATATGATCGTGTATAAGCACACCAATCTATATGGGATATACCCACCAGAAGATTCAGTTATCCTAACTAGTTTACAGCAATGTGAAAACTTGTGCGTTAATGATCCACACTGTACAGTTGCAACATTCACAAATGATGGATCAGGAGAATGCCGACTGAAGAGAACTCAGTATGTCACTGGTTATTCGGGCCCCTCTGTACGCTCAATATCTTTTGTCAAGAGATGTTCAGATCCTTTAGCTGTTAATCCCAATCTCAACGTAGTCTCCCCTGCTCATTCTCCACCCATACAGTCTTATAAGCATTGCATTCCTTGTCTAATTGGAGTGTCGTCAGGCACATTGGCTGtgttttttgtatttcagttTGTATTTGGTTTCTTCATCTACAAAAGAAGAACTGCAATTCGGAAGAGAGTATTATTAGCTTACACAGGCCATAACTCAAAGGGGTTAATTGTGTTATCCTTCTCTGAACTCAAGGACCTTACAGGGAATTTCAAGTGCCAAATGGGACCGAAGATGTTCAAAGGCATGCTACCGAACAACCAACCTGTTGCAATCAAAGACCTGAAAGGTAACATAGAAGAAAGAAAGTTCCGTAGTGTAGTATCAAAAATTGCAAATATTCACCACAAAAATCTTGTGAAGTTGGAGGGCTATTGTTGTGAATTAAGTCACAGACTTTTGGTTTATGAGTATGTAAAGAATGGTTCTGTGGAGAGATACATTGAAGATTCTAAATTGAGTAAGAGGCTGGATTGGAGAAAGAGGATTGACATATGCTTAAGTGTGGCAAGGGCTGTTTGTTATTTGCACGCAGGGTGTAGGGAGTTTGTAAGCCATGGGAATTTGAAGTGTGAAAACGTTCTCTTAGATGAAAATCTAGAGGCTAAGGTGACTGAATTTGGTCTTTGGAGAGTAAATGGTGAGGCATCAGACCATGATTTTTCTGCAGTAAAGGATGTGAAGGATTTTGGTGAGATGGTATTGAGATTGGTCAGTGGGTGTCGAGAAGTTGAGAACCTTGGTGAATGGGCCTATAAGGAATGGATGGAGGGACAGGCAGGGAATGTAGTAGATAAAGCTATTGATAGTGGGGCAAATTTGGAGGAGCTGGAACGTGCATTGAGAGTTGCATTTTGGTGTCTTCAAAGCAACGAATTTATGAGACCATCTATGGGAGAGGTGGTTAAGGTATTAGAAGGCACATTGACAGTTGATCCTCCACCACCTCCTTTTTTTCGGAGGCCAGTCGAAGTAGAAGAAGATTCATCAGAGTAATGCTTGGAATAAAAAGAATTTCAGTTGACTTTAGTGGATTGTTTGTTgtgttctttttttcctttcatttaccATGTACAGTAGGACTAACAATGCAGGATGATGACAATCTGTTTGAGACAGGCATGCCTAGTCCCCCCTCCCCTTCGTCCCAACTGATGTGAGGCTTTAAGATATTGCTAAGAAAAGAATGTACTTAATGAGATCTTTGAGCACCCTTTCATGACTTTGCAATATCTTTTACATGATTTTTCTTCATGCAAATCGGTTGGATATTCAAGGTAGAGTTCtttcttagttttttattttctggggTTTATGTCTAATATGGCTCTGTTTGGTGGGAGATTATCCAGAGGTAATCTTAAGCTTTTAAGAAGCAGAAACTAGCTGCAGTTAACCTACGACTGTATATATGGCTTCTGACGAACTTTGAAGATGGCTTCTGGAAAGTATATATGCGCTCTAAATGTATTAAATGGAACGACATTAGGGGCGATTCCCTTTGTTGCCATTCATGGAACTTTTGGTGTCTAGGAAAACAATGCCATTCTTGGAACTTTTTGGATTcgaaaagtgtttcatcttattttattattataatttttttaaatttttacataaaatataataaacaattcattattttttcaaatttaaatttaatttttttaactctcaaaataataataatattaaaaaagaatattttaataatattttttaactatcatctaaaatcatctcatcttattttatatgtgaattCAAACCAATATTTTGGTTGGAACGTGGGATACATACATGCAACTTCAATTCAATGTCTGCTATGATGGGAAATTAGGAATATTAGCAACTCTGGTCATTAAATTCAaaaaggtgttttttttttataaccattCATTCCAAaccaaatcattaaaaataaagcaataaaagagagtaatattacataatttCATGGAGATCATGAAAGTCATTTGGTGAACCCAAAATGATTTCACCATATAAAAATAAGCATATCTGCGATTCTTCCAATATGCTTTCATGATTATTCCAGAAAacacactcttttttttttttaaatgtaaaaagttATCCACCGAAACAGGgtagaatgaaaaatattaaacaagtTTATGCCAAAATATAgcttttaataaatgaatattcTTGCAATTGAGTGTAAAActgatattatatttatatatatatatataattctactcatcatcttcgtACTatattaaacataatttttaatttttaattttttttacgtgaTATATGGgtgatgtataaaaaaaattaattaatttatgaataatataattaaaaaatattaaaaataaatatgatatgtaaaaatgacaagtagcaagagagagaggggctgctTCACGGGCTTGTGGTACTATATTCCTCCCAGTGGGCTCtgcagtattttgttttttttttttaaatcgccGATCATCAttgtgccttccaaagttgAACACCTCCTACGTCTATTTTACATAAAGATTGGGAAAAAGCTACCGGCTATAGCAGGACTCTTTTATGTATGTTAATTAGCAGATTTACTTTTGCTTTTGGCAGATTCCACCCTCTTTTGATTGGTTATTCATAAATTCACATGATTTATGCAGCtaaggatcatatatataattaggtgaAATAccaaaaaagatattaaataagagagatatacatttaaaatgaattttatcatatttataatgAGCATGTATCTTTCTTATTTGaggcttaattaatttgaataaaaactccaaaaaatctTGATCACAGAATACGCACCCAGCAGCACCTTTTAAGACCGGATCGAGTAGATTATCCATAACAGGTAGACCAAATGGCATGTGGGCGGTGGGTGCTATCAAGTCTATAGGAGAGAGGAGACATGAAACTTACATATATCTAACCCTATCAAGATAacgaaaatatatttaaatggcaagtctctctctctctctctctctgcccccTCTATACAGTGCATGCAATCATATAAACTTCCAAGGAATAGGATGAGGGGTGGTTTGATTTACGATGTGTATAATTTCCGTTATTTCTGTGTCCAAAACGCTTTCAATCTTATCAGGATTTGGTAGagcttttgaataaaatttatcttctagtGGTAGTAGTTGTAGTTATGATCGATCAGCTCGCGTATagctagtactatatatttgcatgcatttactttattttatagatGGCAGAAACTACTTTTGAATCCCTCCTATTGCTTTCCATGGAAGATCTGAAATAGTTAAATGggtgttttggaagttttttttgTTGCTGATTCCGTCAGCTTTCAAGTGTTAGTGACTTGGTGGTGTCTGTGCTTGCACTAGTTGAGTTTTAGTAGAATCCAAAAAAGGGGCCATTTTCTATATCAACTTTAGCATAGTAGGTTGTACTTTTCGACTTTTCTTCTGATAAATCTAAAGCACCAGTTTCATATATCCAGCACTTCAAATGGCACGGCTATCTGCCTCAAGCAGCTGCACTCCGGCCTTGTTCAAGTGCGAGGAGACCATATCAAAAGGCCAAGAAAGTACATCCATGGCGGCCTTGCCTTGTGCTTGCatgagtactagtactagtactccTGCTTCAAGCTCCAAAGAATCATGGAACATGATGATCAACAGCCATGAGCAGGATGAGAATAGTGATCAAGATATAGTGGCTATTAATGGCTGCTCCACACCAAAGGCTCGAAGATTCAGAATACCCGATATCTCCTCATCGTCATGTCCACCTGCTCCAAAGAAGAGAAGAGTAACTTCAAGCTACGTTTCAAATAGATCTCCTATAGCATTTTATGCTCCTCCCGATATAgagcttttcttcttcttagcATTTCAGAACATCCCGGCGGGAGTTGCACTGCAGAAAATCTGACAATCGATATTGGACGTTATGACTTTAGAGGTGACTCATCATGATGATCTAGAACTTAATATTGCAACGTACGGCCTCAGTGTTCAGAAAGATGCTCATCTTTTGAATTATTAATGGCAAATGCATGCAGTTTTTAATTAGCTCTATGATCTTTTGTTTCCTTACTAAAATTATATGTGTTTGATCTGTATGCATGCCCATGCTTCGTTGGAGTTTTTTTCGAGAGTACTTACTTCAGTTTTTATGTGTTTGTTTTATGCATTTTCTGCATCATGTGTCATATTCCATACTTGGCAATAAGACTAGTTGTGTATGAGCTTTAACATTGACAATGAAAAGTTCTTGTTGTTTATAATAGATCTAATATTGGAATTCCAATTGTATCAATCAactaattctttttaaatagagtaatgttacgtacaaTTATAAAGTACGCAAGCaccgtataatcattttaaaaaagagtgagatttactattaaaaaaaataattttttttcatataaatcttgtgtttacttactttttcaaaataattgtttaCTCACTCCataactgcaaatataattttttttaaaatataggtGAATATGTGATTTGGGTCTCCCTTAGAGCGTTGTTACAtcataaatctaatattttattttgaaaactttgaccTCGGATATCTCAAATGTAGCTTAATATATCAAGAATAAATTTATAGGTTCAGTATAACTCAATTTCGATATCAAAACCATCTCAATccattatttcatttcattttatcattttaatttttataaattttcacataaaatataataaattattcaactttttcaaattctaaaataataataatattaaaaaaatattctaacaatattttatttaacttttgacttttatctaaaaccatctcatatcatctcatcttactatccaaatccCACCTTAATGCCATTCTCTTGGTATCTTATTTCTCGTGTTGGTTGGAAAAACAAATTCTCTCTTTGGGTGGACctaatgaaaattgaaataaaaagaaaatagttgaGAAAAAGTTGATTTCGAACGCGATCTCATGTTGATTGAATATTCTTCTTAATTTTGCGCTTTCCAGCCAACCTTTTCGCCACCGAGTCACTGACAGTGCCTTCTAACCTCGACGTGAAATTTCCCATGATTTTTCAGGCCACGCTATTGTGTTTGTAAAGTAAAATATGACCCATCAAGTAAAATTCAATTATGGATTCAATGAGTTATGGAAATGAACAAagaaatcatgattttaagatTATGTGTGAAGATTAAGAGAAATGCtattagggctgtaaatgaatcaATCTGTTTGATAGCCCACTCAGTACTCGCTCTGTTaaactcgactcgtgaaaaaaaaaaaaaaaaactcaactgtGAAAGTAGATACTCGCTCAATTAGTAAATGCTATAATATATCGGActaaactcgactcgactaagGCTCGTTAAAATCTACTCATTTATGTCTGAATAGATTtattagctcgactcgattaaaactcattcatatattgataaatatatacatacacctatgtatatatacatatatatctattagctaataatataagtatatcacttttataattaaatatataatatgtaacctaattatttatgcctatatattaaatatgctttataactatattttataatttatacaataattaattgataagatttaataattttatatattaatatgtggaaaccatatataaaatagatatatgctatcatattaagtgtatgcattaataatttatgtaggcatataatatattgttattataaatGAATATCAACTAgctacatattaattatttataaattttaaattcttataattcaatagaggttctacttgttagttgtacaaattcaatattatattttttatttatctaatttattaattattaaatcttattcaaaaaattaaaaaaataaaaaataaacaattcgacgAGCTCGAGTTCGAGTTTTTTGAGTCGGGCCGAACTCGGCAAGTCAAAGACcggctcggctcgattacaaTACTAAATGTTACTATGCTCCTAATTTATACTGTTTATTTTGCTCTCTTGATGTGTGGTGGCACGTgacttattaaaataaattaaaaacataaaaataaaaagatagaaGGAATCAAAGGGGAAAGTGAGTGGTATAAATTAGGAGtatagtagcattactcaaagaTTAATTAGTGTGAtctacaaatttcaaatatttgaatataaacTTAGAAGAATTGCCTTGGATTCTTCTTGCTTTCTTTACTTGGTGAGCGGAGAACAGGTTTCTAACTCAGGATATTAAACTTatcattcaaaaattttatcttattataagataattttcacattttaataattgtaaACACAAAATGCAACCCAGTTTAATCAAACttagttttaaaaattcaaactaTTGATTTATCTAAttgtacatttttcaaatacaaGTGAAATTTTTGTACTTACCATATTTAGGTTagattcattatttttctagcaaattacacaaaatatttcatgagtTAGAACAtcagaatattatttgtttacaaatataaataaatatatatatatatatatatatttgttcaaCCGATATATAGCCCCGGCCCATGCATGCTAATTATGTTGAATTAGTTTGCAGCCTTTCCCGTATCCCATTGGGTGGATATACACATGAATGATGACAAGAAACTGAGAGCTATGTCATCaataatgatatgaaaaaatgagaaaggggGTAAGATAAGCACTAAGCAGTAGTAGTACCCCAGCAGTTTTGGTATTGTGGGGTATATCatgatggatggatggatgggtGTCAGggtatttttaattagtaattttcattttgtctatttattttgatcgttagtattttttttaaatttttacttaataattaaaaaaataaattttaatatattagtatattttttattttttaaaaatataaaaaaaaaattaaaatatcctaacaattaaaaaatatttaaattatatatattaattcatgagACAGAGAACTGCAAGGAAGAGGAACTCATCATCATGATGCATTATGCATGGATATTTTATAAACAGCATCCAATAAAGGAGCTCTCGTGCGGGTGGTGATCGTTTCAGTGGTTTGATACACACGcaaagggatatatatatatagagatttatATCCATGAGTTTTTCGTGAAATTCAagagataatttaatttgttccgTTGGTACATGATGACTGGCTGCATTTGCAAGGCCATCATGTTATGGTGCTTatttaaggcctcgtttgtttttagaaatgagatgagatgagatgaaattaaagttaaaaagttaaataaaatattgttaaaatatattttttaatattatttttattttaggatttaaaaaagttgaattgtttattttattttgtattggaagttagaaaaattgtaatgattagataagatgagatattttcctAAAACAAACTATGCCTAAGTTGCAGCTGGTGTCTGTTTAAGGTAGTACCACTGTTAGCAACAAAGTTAGTTAATATATAGTTCCTTCAGTACGAGACTGTCATCATGATTACTCGATGAATAAAGTGAGATGTtacacttcaatatttttatttgataatatttttatttaattttatctctttttttttttcaaaatttcgtaaaatatttcaatttaaattattttattactatttacaaattattttactactatttacaaatcatcttatatcatctcattatctaaactaGGTTACAGCTTGAacgagaaataaaaaaaagttatttcttataaaaagtgCTACAGACATAATAagaagatttcataaaagtaaacttacaaatcaacatgattttatataaagaaatcatatttacaatcgtgagtgTACAAGTGTCGTACAGTTactttgaaacaaaaaagtACATACAgaacctacatgaaaaaaatctaaatttttaataatggatgaagatcttactttttttcaaaataattacacgacatTTGTATATTTCacgattgtatctaacattacttataatatatagaacctCAACCATCAAATGAACCATATTAATTCCATGTTATGAATTATAACACAAAGCTAGCCCAGCACTTTAGCTAGCTTTTGGGTCTTCCAAATATTCCTCAGAAGCTACagaatatatattcattatctCTATCTCTCAACCCAGAGCCCATTTTACACTAAATTCTAATATACTTGGAGATGGTCGTCTGGAGAGGCAGCAAGGCTGGTTCTATTTAGGCAAATCATTCTTGGCTTGGCTCGTATTTTCATGTTATTGCCTATTGGGGGGACGGTGCATGCATGAGAATCTAAATGCGGCAAGAAATGGGGTTTCTTCTCGGTCCAGCTTCTAGTCTGCTAGCTATTGCCTATATAGAGACacatacatcaatatatatatacatatatatatatatatatatatgtatatgtgtctatatatattgttgttgtttaaactaatgagaagaaataaaatttattatttatttttatatcttaatgagtttaattaaatggaatagAGTATAGAGTTTAGATTCGAACTCAGGACTTCTATTCTAATATAATGTCTAATATCATGTGAAACTATCATTTATCccacaaatttaaattttgatgagaagatatattttattatttattttatatcttatcaAAATTCTGGATGCATGCTGTGGTAATTTTGTTTCAAGAGTAAGCAGGTACGTACGTTGTTAATTTTGTCACTTGTCTATACttgtaatatataaaagaaaatgatttaaacTTGAGTATATTGGATATTGATCCGTATAAAATAGGCTTTATTGGGCCTGTTTAGTTGCATCTAGCCCATTTGAAGCCCATGGAAAATTTGGACTGTAAATGTGGACAGCAGCACTGACGTGAAGGCCGAATTGGCAAACAGAAAAGGCTGACAAGATACTGATATTTCAGTTTCGACTTTTCCTTATGCTACACTAACTATAAAAGAGATAAGGGCCATTGCAGTGACACCTCAGGCCTAGATATTGAAGAGATATGGGCCCAATCTATGCACGATATTATTTCTTTGGCAGTCGAAAAgtatgttagaaaaaaaaaatgtttaattccatcatcaatccaaacaagtattaagcccaaaaaaaaaaaaaatccacaaaatattttatcctATAGTTAATCTTAGTTTCCTTAACAAAAGATATTGACATCAAATTAGCAACAAAATCAATAATACCATATTTTTAGGAATTAGCCATGTTTCTAGAAATTGTATATTCTTtccatattttatttgttgctaTATACAGCTTATGTtcatgtatctatttatttgtGAATTTCTCCATTGTAAAGAAATGttccaaaaatgaaaagaattcatatttcataaatttgACATAGTATTAGCCTAACGACGATCCTTTCTCTACTACCTACATGGCCTCCTCTTCCAACCCTCTTCCTCCCCATACATCTTCCATCTCTCTGATTCTCTTAGTTTTATTCTTGTTTCTGGACTACTTATCGaggataatttttcaaaatggtaGAAAGCTATGACCCGTGCTCTTAGGGCccatttgttttcagagatgagatgagatgagttgagattaaagttaaaaagttgaataaaatattgttaaaatatattttttaatattattgttgttttgggatttgaaaaagttgaattgtttattttattttgtgtggggatttgggaaagttgtaatgatgaagtgagatgagatgagatgagatgagatgagatgtttttggaaaacaaacaaggccttaatgcCAAGAACAAACTTAGTTTTGTTAATGACACTCTTCCATTACCCGAACCCACATCTACCTGACTATCACTTGCCTTGATATTGTATTTGCAATGAATATTTTCAGTCAGTTCATGCATGCTCTTCAGTGTCCTCATGTTCCTCACATGCAAGATGTCACTTGTGTTCTTCATTACATCAAAGGTAGTTCGGGACAAGGTATTTTTTCCCCTCTTCCAGCAGTTTACATGTTACTGCCTGCACCGATTTAGATTGGGCTAGCTGCCCCACCATCCGTCGCTCCATCACAAGATATTTTATTCAGTTAGACACGAGCCCCATTTCCTAGCGTACAAAAATACAAACGATAGTAGCACGATCTTCTGTTGAAGCTAAGTACCGCGTCATGGCCGTCATCACTTGAGAACTCACCTGGTTGAAACAGCTCTTCCATGATCTTGGTGTTCCTCATTCTTAACCCATAAGCTTACAAGGTGACAATCAATCTGCTCTCCACATCACTCACAACCCCTATGTTTCATGAACACACCAAATATATTGTGATTGACTGTCACATCATTCATGACGAGATCCGGTCAGGCCTCCTTACAATTGTTCATACTTCTTCCCATCAGAAAGTTGCCTATCTTTACCAAAGCATTAGGATGAGAactcttttatcattttttgcTGCAAGTTGGGTATTACGGATCCCTATGCGCCAACTTAAGTAGGAATATTGACAGGATACTTGGCACCAAATCAGCAACAAAATTAGCAACACCATGTTTTTAGGAATTAGCCATGATTCTAGGAATTAGCCATGATTTTAGGAATTGTATATTCTTTCcatatttcttttgttactaTATACAACTTATGCtcatgtatctatttattttttaatttctccgTTGCAAATACATGTTCCAGAAATTTGACAAAAGAAGgcagaaaattttgaatatgaagtATAAAACACTTAGCTagcttgtttggaaatatatCTCATCCTAGAATtctcttctcatttccaagcataatttgaatacaaaattttcaaattaatcattacaactttccaaaacttttaaataaaaaattattcaattttttcaaattatcaaataaaaattatattataaaattatattctaacaatattttaattttataatattttttattcaaattttactctctacttttctaaaatttaaaaaatattcaacttaaactatctaattattatttataaattctctTTCTGCTATTTACAAAATTCCCTTCTCATTCGATGCTAAAGTCCTTGTATCAGTTGTATGCAGGCAGGGCATCACCGCAATCCAAAACCGACACTGCAAGGCATGTGAGGGGGAATTAGACTAGAACAGACCAGACCAAACGAAACGCAAAAGAGGCAAAAGCTGTGCATGTGATGTGAGGTTGATGGAACCCTTACgaaagggaaaaaggaaaatgacatCGCCCCCACTTCCTCCTGCTGTGGCGTGGCCTCACTCACTCATGACAACTTTTGACCCCACATTCCCAACTTGCATTGGAGCGAATGCCTTTTTATACCGCTCATTTCAAGACCACAGGGACACCCCCCTCGGAGATCACAGATATGCCTTTCCTACTGCAGCCAAAGGTGGGAAAACACAAGCCTTACGTACTCAGCACAAACCTTATATCATAACATATATACTTTTTGCCCCCAACTTGGATGGATACACCAACACAGTAAGGCATTGGCTAGTTTGGCTCAACTTGATTTAAAGCTGACAACAAGACCATGACCATTGCAGAAAAAGTGTAGGCTGCCACGACATGGGGCCCGACATTCAGCGTGCCAGCTAAAGAGGCCACACTTTGAAAGGGTCTTTCCTGGTGGCTAGTCATGCGTTCACAACTGAAAACTGCATTAACGGCCGTTCTTCCATTTCTTGTAGAAAAAGCTAAAAATCTGATGGTTACCTCTCTGTAGTCATTTATAACAAgctatc
This genomic interval from Juglans regia cultivar Chandler chromosome 3, Walnut 2.0, whole genome shotgun sequence contains the following:
- the LOC118348070 gene encoding cyclin-dependent protein kinase inhibitor SMR9-like, whose product is MARLSASSSCTPALFKCEETISKGQESTSMAALPCACMSTSTSTPASSSKESWNMMINSHEQDENSDQDIVAINGCSTPKARRFRIPDISSSSCPPAPKKRRVTSSYVSNRSPIAFYAPPDIELFFFLAFQNIPAGVALQKI
- the LOC108980398 gene encoding G-type lectin S-receptor-like serine/threonine-protein kinase SD3-1; its protein translation is MLRRDMFPLDSPFLLCFSIGLSLLTVVVGQIPLGSNLSVAENNFWVSSNGDFALGFFDLPDQPNQYSIGICFKSDSIPVAERKVIWVAGVDVTVGNKSYFQLSQNGELVLFDSVKGMAVWTSQTSMLSVVSAVLRDDGNLVLLNSEKDVRWQSFDTPSDTLLPGQTLSVFQTLRAASRNSTSSYFSLYVNASGQLQLRWESHVVYWTGGSPISSNVTASLTSSGALQLRDHRLKLVWSVFGQDHNDSVKYRFLRLDVDGNLRLYSWAEASHAWRSVWQAVENQCNVFATCGQRGICALTSTGSSDCKCPFKVTTDSNSKCLVPYQQCQSNSNMIVYKHTNLYGIYPPEDSVILTSLQQCENLCVNDPHCTVATFTNDGSGECRLKRTQYVTGYSGPSVRSISFVKRCSDPLAVNPNLNVVSPAHSPPIQSYKHCIPCLIGVSSGTLAVFFVFQFVFGFFIYKRRTAIRKRVLLAYTGHNSKGLIVLSFSELKDLTGNFKCQMGPKMFKGMLPNNQPVAIKDLKGNIEERKFRSVVSKIANIHHKNLVKLEGYCCELSHRLLVYEYVKNGSVERYIEDSKLSKRLDWRKRIDICLSVARAVCYLHAGCREFVSHGNLKCENVLLDENLEAKVTEFGLWRVNGEASDHDFSAVKDVKDFGEMVLRLVSGCREVENLGEWAYKEWMEGQAGNVVDKAIDSGANLEELERALRVAFWCLQSNEFMRPSMGEVVKVLEGTLTVDPPPPPFFRRPVEVEEDSSE